In a single window of the Pandoraea pulmonicola genome:
- the modB gene encoding molybdate ABC transporter permease subunit: protein MGLTSEEWGIVELSLRVGLWGTLCSLPFAYAAAWVLARRQFPGKALLDAILHLPLVLPPVVVGFALLVLFGAQGAIGKLLREWFHFTFAFRWTGAALAAGVMGFPLLVRAIRQALEACDTKLEQAAQTLGAGPWLTFLTVTLPLTSTGVLHGFVLAFARALGEFGATITFVSNIPGQTQTLPLAIYTATQIPDGDAMVWRLCAISVVLAVATLIFSEAMIRFGNRKALGHDG from the coding sequence ATGGGCCTCACCTCGGAAGAATGGGGCATCGTCGAACTCAGCCTGCGCGTCGGGTTGTGGGGCACGCTTTGCAGCCTGCCCTTCGCCTACGCCGCGGCCTGGGTACTCGCCCGCCGGCAGTTCCCCGGCAAGGCGCTGCTCGATGCCATCCTGCATTTGCCGCTCGTGCTGCCACCGGTCGTGGTCGGCTTCGCCCTGCTCGTGCTCTTTGGCGCGCAAGGCGCCATCGGCAAACTGCTTCGCGAGTGGTTCCACTTCACCTTCGCGTTTCGCTGGACGGGCGCCGCGCTGGCCGCCGGGGTGATGGGCTTCCCGCTGCTCGTGCGCGCGATCCGTCAGGCACTCGAAGCCTGCGACACCAAGCTGGAACAGGCCGCGCAGACGCTCGGCGCGGGTCCATGGCTCACGTTCCTCACGGTCACCCTGCCGCTCACGTCCACCGGCGTGCTGCATGGCTTCGTGCTCGCGTTCGCGCGCGCGCTCGGCGAGTTCGGCGCCACGATCACGTTCGTCTCCAACATTCCTGGTCAGACACAGACGCTGCCGCTGGCGATCTATACCGCGACACAGATCCCCGACGGCGATGCGATGGTCTGGCGCCTGTGCGCGATCTCGGTGGTGCTCGCGGTGGCCACGCTCATCTTCTCCGAAGCGATGATCCGCTTCGGCAATCGCAAGGCGCTCGGTCATGACGGTTGA
- the modC gene encoding molybdenum ABC transporter ATP-binding protein translates to MTVDVRLQHRFGAFALDATFAAGTGVTALFGPSGSGKSTVVNAVSGLLEPDAGRIVVGGEVLFDSTAKVCLPTWRRRIGYVFQDARLLPHLTVRQNLLFGRWLRRRDVAAAGAGAIAFEHVLEVLNLGHLLARRPGALSGGEKQRVGIGRALLSCPRMLLMDEPLASLDHARRLEVLDYLNRIRHELKLPVLYVTHSLDEVMRLADQVVLFREGRTITQGAPADVLNLHREALDGAEQASGTVLETCIVAHDAQYGLTELAVNGNAAVRLRVPRAGGEAGDACRILVRARDVAVATTPPVDTSVLNVLPARVATLRDLGDSVEVGATLLGDPAATAVHARITRYSADQLQLAPGRDVYLLIKSIALTR, encoded by the coding sequence ATGACGGTTGACGTTCGCCTCCAGCATCGTTTCGGCGCCTTCGCGCTCGATGCGACGTTCGCGGCCGGCACAGGCGTCACGGCGCTGTTCGGCCCTTCGGGCAGCGGCAAGAGCACCGTCGTCAATGCGGTCTCGGGTCTGCTCGAACCCGACGCCGGACGCATCGTCGTCGGCGGCGAGGTACTTTTCGACAGTACCGCCAAGGTGTGCCTGCCGACGTGGCGTCGCCGCATCGGCTATGTGTTCCAGGACGCCCGCCTGCTGCCGCACCTGACGGTGCGGCAGAACCTGCTGTTCGGGCGTTGGCTGCGGCGCCGCGACGTGGCCGCCGCCGGCGCTGGCGCGATCGCCTTCGAGCATGTGCTCGAGGTACTCAACCTCGGGCATCTGCTCGCTCGCCGCCCGGGAGCGCTCTCCGGCGGCGAGAAGCAACGTGTCGGCATCGGTCGCGCCCTGCTCTCGTGCCCGCGCATGCTGCTCATGGACGAACCGCTCGCCTCGCTCGATCACGCGCGCCGTCTCGAAGTACTCGACTACCTGAATCGCATCCGCCACGAGCTGAAGCTGCCGGTGCTGTACGTGACGCATTCGCTCGATGAAGTCATGCGGCTCGCGGACCAGGTCGTGCTGTTTCGCGAAGGCAGGACCATCACGCAAGGCGCACCGGCCGATGTGCTCAACTTACATCGCGAGGCGCTGGACGGCGCCGAGCAAGCCTCCGGTACCGTGCTCGAGACGTGCATCGTGGCGCACGACGCGCAGTACGGGCTGACCGAACTCGCCGTCAACGGCAACGCCGCGGTCCGGCTGCGCGTGCCGAGAGCCGGCGGCGAAGCGGGCGACGCCTGCCGCATTCTCGTGCGCGCGCGCGACGTGGCCGTGGCGACCACGCCGCCGGTGGACACCAGCGTGCTCAATGTGTTGCCCGCGCGGGTCGCGACGCTGCGCGATCTCGGCGATTCGGTGGAGGTGGGCGCCACGCTCCTCGGCGATCCGGCCGCGACGGCCGTGCACGCACGCATCACGCGCTATTCCGCCGATCAACTGCAGCTCGCGCCGGGACGCGACGTGTATCTGCTGATCAAGTCGATCGCGCTGACACGTTAG
- a CDS encoding cytochrome b/b6 domain-containing protein, which translates to MSDLSTLTKSAPQRAAQPGWLRITHWLNVLAVVVMVTSGWRIYNASPLFDFRFANGITLGGWLGGALRWHFAAMWLLAANGVVYLLMNAGSGRFRRRFFPLTLHGVLHDALAALRGRLAHDDPRHYNQVQRAAYLFAVLDLILLVASGLAIWKPVQLGWLCAMFGGFQGARWVHFLAMSGLVGFVVVHVAMVVLVPRTLRTMIIGR; encoded by the coding sequence ATGTCCGATCTGTCCACTCTGACGAAGTCCGCGCCGCAGCGCGCGGCCCAGCCGGGCTGGCTGCGCATCACGCACTGGCTCAACGTGCTGGCCGTGGTCGTCATGGTGACGAGCGGCTGGCGAATCTATAACGCCTCGCCCCTGTTCGACTTTCGCTTTGCCAACGGCATCACGCTGGGCGGCTGGCTCGGCGGCGCGCTTCGCTGGCACTTCGCGGCGATGTGGCTGCTCGCGGCCAACGGCGTGGTCTATCTGCTGATGAATGCCGGCAGCGGACGATTTCGGCGCCGCTTCTTCCCGCTGACGCTGCACGGTGTACTGCACGATGCGCTCGCCGCGCTGCGCGGCCGTCTCGCGCACGACGACCCGCGCCACTACAACCAGGTACAGCGCGCGGCCTATCTCTTCGCGGTGCTCGATCTCATCCTGCTCGTGGCTTCGGGGCTTGCCATCTGGAAGCCGGTGCAGCTCGGGTGGCTGTGCGCCATGTTCGGCGGCTTTCAGGGGGCGCGCTGGGTGCATTTCCTGGCGATGTCGGGCCTTGTCGGGTTCGTGGTCGTACACGTCGCGATGGTGGTGCTCGTGCCGCGCACGTTGCGCACCATGATCATCGGGCGCTGA
- a CDS encoding TetR family transcriptional regulator, with protein sequence MARRTKEEAIETRNLLLDTAETVFAQKGVSRTSLADIAEAAGLTRGAIYWHFKNKIDLFNAMTDRIRLPMERMIDEECTEPEDGDPVLRMHEICKLVLKETARNERRRRVLDILFHKCEYTEEMLSVLERQREACADGKARIMKDMKRAIERKQLPERLDTRRAAIMLHALVVGMMSDWLFLPDYDLGLECDAVVDGFFDMLRTSPAMLKADDSVDLVHQPATSTPASA encoded by the coding sequence ATGGCTCGCAGAACCAAAGAGGAAGCGATCGAGACTCGCAATCTGTTGCTCGACACCGCCGAGACGGTGTTCGCACAGAAGGGCGTGTCGCGCACATCGCTTGCCGACATCGCCGAAGCCGCCGGCCTCACCCGCGGCGCCATATACTGGCACTTCAAGAACAAGATCGATCTGTTCAACGCGATGACCGATCGCATCCGTTTGCCGATGGAGCGCATGATCGACGAGGAGTGCACGGAGCCCGAAGACGGCGATCCGGTGCTTCGCATGCACGAGATCTGCAAGCTCGTGCTCAAGGAGACGGCGCGCAACGAGCGTCGTCGCCGCGTGCTCGACATTCTGTTCCACAAATGTGAATACACCGAGGAGATGCTCTCGGTGCTGGAGCGCCAGCGCGAAGCCTGTGCCGACGGCAAGGCCCGCATCATGAAGGACATGAAGCGCGCCATCGAGCGAAAGCAGTTGCCTGAAAGACTCGACACCCGGCGCGCGGCGATCATGTTGCACGCGCTGGTGGTCGGCATGATGTCGGACTGGCTGTTCCTGCCCGACTACGACCTGGGCCTGGAATGCGACGCCGTGGTCGACGGCTTCTTCGACATGCTGCGCACCAGCCCGGCCATGCTCAAGGCGGACGACTCGGTCGATCTGGTGCACCAGCCGGCCACGTCGACGCCCGCCTCGGCCTGA
- the modA gene encoding molybdate ABC transporter substrate-binding protein gives MKAAVTASPKSRSRKPSALLHRALGVVAVGASLLFASHAAAQQVFAAASMKDALDDLSAAYTKETGKKPVLVYGASSTLARQIEKGAPADVFISADQDWMDYAQKHDLIDTTTRRNLLGNELVLIAPATTSGDVNLKTSTDLDARLGNGKLAMGDPAHVPAGLYGKAALEKLGVWSKVQGKVAAADNVRNALLLVARGEAPYGIVYRTDANAEKRVRIAGTFPADSHAPIVYPVAVTKQANRADADPFYRFLQTPAAQATFQRYGFGRP, from the coding sequence GTGAAAGCCGCCGTAACCGCTAGCCCCAAGTCCCGATCCCGCAAGCCCTCCGCCCTGCTGCATCGCGCACTGGGCGTCGTCGCCGTCGGCGCGAGCCTGTTGTTTGCCAGCCATGCCGCCGCGCAGCAGGTATTCGCCGCCGCGAGCATGAAGGACGCGCTCGACGATCTGTCCGCGGCCTACACCAAGGAAACCGGCAAGAAGCCGGTGCTGGTGTACGGCGCGAGCTCGACGCTGGCGCGTCAGATCGAAAAGGGTGCGCCGGCCGACGTGTTCATCTCGGCCGACCAGGACTGGATGGACTACGCGCAGAAGCACGACCTGATCGACACGACGACGCGTCGCAATCTGCTCGGCAACGAGCTCGTGCTGATCGCCCCAGCGACGACCTCGGGCGACGTTAACCTGAAGACGAGCACGGATCTCGACGCCAGGCTCGGCAACGGCAAGCTTGCCATGGGCGACCCGGCACACGTGCCGGCAGGTCTGTACGGCAAGGCAGCGCTGGAGAAGCTCGGCGTCTGGTCGAAGGTGCAGGGCAAGGTCGCCGCCGCCGACAACGTGCGCAATGCGCTGTTGCTGGTCGCACGCGGCGAGGCGCCATACGGCATCGTCTACAGGACCGACGCGAACGCCGAGAAGCGTGTGCGCATCGCGGGCACGTTCCCGGCCGACAGCCATGCACCGATCGTCTACCCGGTGGCAGTAACGAAGCAGGCCAATCGCGCCGACGCCGATCCGTTCTACAGATTCCTGCAGACGCCTGCCGCACAGGCCACGTTCCAACGCTACGGCTTCGGCCGCCCGTAA
- a CDS encoding molybdopterin-dependent oxidoreductase, translating to MTLERKSPMPGPSANAPDVRDGDAILREARALVTRRVAEPSRRAFLSRTLSLGGVALLSGCSLDDNASVESALDRISRWNDRVQAALFRQDVLAPTFPASRITRPFPFNAFYTMDEAPVVDESDYRLELSGLIADRAPWTLDALRRFAAPRMADQITRHVCVEGWSAIGRWGGVTFADFLRRIGADTTARYVGFQCADDYYTSIDMPTALHPQTLLALTYDGQTLPRAYGFPMKLRIPTKLGYKNPKHIRAIFVTNTYPGGYWEDQGYNWFGGS from the coding sequence ATGACACTGGAACGAAAATCCCCCATGCCTGGCCCATCCGCCAATGCCCCGGACGTGCGCGACGGCGACGCGATCCTGCGCGAAGCCCGGGCGCTGGTGACGCGACGCGTGGCCGAACCTTCACGCCGCGCGTTTCTGTCCCGAACGCTCTCGCTTGGCGGAGTGGCCCTGCTCTCGGGCTGCTCGTTGGACGACAACGCGAGCGTCGAGTCGGCGCTCGACAGGATTTCACGCTGGAACGATCGCGTGCAGGCGGCGCTGTTCCGGCAGGACGTGCTCGCACCGACGTTCCCGGCGTCGCGCATCACGCGTCCGTTCCCGTTCAATGCGTTTTACACGATGGATGAAGCCCCGGTCGTCGACGAATCCGATTACCGGCTGGAGCTCTCAGGGCTGATCGCCGATCGCGCGCCCTGGACGCTCGACGCGTTGCGCCGCTTCGCCGCGCCCCGCATGGCCGATCAGATCACCCGCCATGTTTGCGTGGAAGGATGGAGTGCCATCGGACGCTGGGGCGGCGTGACGTTCGCCGACTTCTTGCGTCGTATCGGTGCAGACACCACGGCACGGTACGTCGGCTTCCAATGCGCGGACGACTACTACACGAGCATCGACATGCCGACGGCGTTGCACCCGCAAACGCTGCTCGCGCTGACCTACGACGGCCAGACGCTGCCGAGGGCATACGGCTTTCCGATGAAGCTGCGTATCCCGACGAAGCTCGGCTACAAGAATCCCAAACACATCCGCGCGATATTCGTGACCAACACGTATCCGGGCGGGTATTGGGAGGACCAGGGCTACAACTGGTTCGGCGGCAGTTGA